A single Henriciella sp. AS95 DNA region contains:
- a CDS encoding alanine--glyoxylate aminotransferase family protein produces the protein MTGSYKQIDPPQRLLMGPGPVNAHPRVLRAMSADLLGQFDPEFTAYMNEVMALYRPIFGTENKWTFLVDGTARSAIEASLISLAKPGDRVLVLNFGRFGLLLTEILGRIGAQVRTVDAEWGKTVPLDEVAAAIAEFEPKVVATVHGDTSTTMAQPLEGLGALCREAGALSYVDATATIGGMEIASDRWGVDIVTGGLQKCLGGPSGSAPITISDHAAEHIFARRHTELGIQRDDLEQGSGQRIGSNYFDLAMVMDYWSEKRLNHHTEATSMLYAARECACVCHDEGLDARFARHAAAGEAMTAGLRAMGLTVFGDDATRMTNVTGVYIPDGVESERVRTRMREDFEIEIGTSFGPLHGKIWRIGAMGYNARKHKVLITLGALEAVLRAEGFGVAAGAGVDAALEVYAS, from the coding sequence ATGACCGGCTCTTACAAGCAAATTGATCCACCGCAGCGATTGCTGATGGGGCCGGGCCCCGTCAATGCGCATCCCCGTGTTCTACGGGCCATGTCAGCGGACCTCCTCGGACAATTCGATCCGGAGTTCACCGCCTATATGAATGAGGTGATGGCGCTCTACCGGCCGATATTCGGGACAGAGAACAAGTGGACCTTCCTCGTCGATGGCACCGCCCGCTCGGCCATCGAGGCGTCGCTCATTTCTCTCGCCAAGCCGGGAGACCGAGTTCTGGTGCTGAACTTTGGGCGGTTCGGCCTGCTGCTGACGGAAATCCTCGGCCGGATCGGGGCGCAGGTGCGAACCGTGGATGCCGAATGGGGCAAGACCGTACCGCTGGATGAGGTTGCCGCCGCGATTGCGGAGTTTGAGCCCAAAGTCGTTGCGACGGTTCACGGTGATACGTCGACGACAATGGCGCAGCCGCTTGAAGGCTTGGGAGCCCTTTGCCGCGAAGCGGGTGCGCTCTCCTATGTCGACGCGACGGCGACGATTGGCGGGATGGAAATTGCGTCGGACCGGTGGGGCGTCGACATCGTGACGGGCGGTCTTCAGAAATGCCTCGGCGGGCCTTCCGGCTCAGCGCCTATAACGATTTCCGATCACGCCGCAGAGCATATTTTTGCGCGCCGGCATACCGAACTCGGAATTCAGCGGGATGATCTGGAGCAGGGCAGCGGCCAGCGCATTGGATCCAATTATTTCGACCTCGCCATGGTCATGGATTACTGGTCGGAGAAGCGTCTCAATCACCATACAGAAGCGACCAGCATGCTTTATGCGGCCCGCGAGTGCGCTTGCGTTTGCCATGACGAAGGCCTGGACGCCCGCTTCGCCCGCCATGCCGCAGCCGGCGAAGCGATGACGGCGGGCCTTCGGGCGATGGGGCTGACCGTGTTTGGCGACGATGCCACCCGAATGACCAATGTCACTGGCGTCTATATCCCGGACGGCGTGGAGAGTGAGCGTGTGCGCACACGAATGCGCGAAGACTTCGAAATTGAAATCGGCACAAGCTTTGGTCCTTTGCATGGCAAGATCTGGCGTATCGGCGCGATGGGCTACAATGCCCGCAAGCATAAAGTCCTGATAACGCTGGGCGCGCTTGAAGCCGTCCTTCGCGCAGAAGGTTTCGGCGTCGCCGCCGGGGCAGGGGTCGATGCAGCGCTTGAGGTCTACGCGTCATGA
- a CDS encoding allantoate amidohydrolase, protein MVGASGHRAIDRCLELGKQPFSATSNSLYRGYLTSAHAAAVNRTSEWMQEAGMTVRMDAAGNLIGRYEAVAPDRKVLLIGSHIDSVRNGGCYDGPLGVMLGIECVAALNAAGKRMPFAIEVIAFGDEEGSRFEVAMMCSRAVVGEVVTGAADLQDADGVTMAQALYHFESELSIPMPEGSLSAARRHPGDVLAFLEAHIEQGPVLEAEDLSVGAVSGIAAQLRYEVRIKGDAGHAGTTAMHLRRDALAGAAEIMVEIERLAGLGDVDEVATVGRIEAFPGAANVVPGETRFLLDVRAGDQTRRDALADRIIQRAEDICRRRKLEITLGKLQDLAAAPCDPDLVNLMEDALEACGQKRRTLVSGAGHDAMILSELCPAVMLFIRCEGGISHNPAEHAEPADAEDALQVMMKFLELMEARADDRLLQAN, encoded by the coding sequence ATGGTAGGGGCATCCGGACATCGCGCGATCGATCGCTGTCTTGAGCTTGGAAAGCAGCCCTTTAGTGCAACTTCGAACTCGCTCTATCGCGGTTATCTCACGTCCGCGCACGCCGCAGCCGTCAACAGAACGAGCGAATGGATGCAAGAGGCCGGAATGACGGTCCGCATGGATGCGGCCGGTAATCTCATCGGGCGCTATGAAGCAGTCGCTCCAGATCGCAAAGTGCTGCTCATCGGGTCGCATATCGACTCGGTCCGCAATGGTGGCTGCTATGATGGCCCGCTCGGCGTTATGCTCGGCATTGAATGTGTCGCTGCGCTTAATGCTGCTGGCAAGCGGATGCCATTTGCCATCGAAGTGATCGCTTTCGGCGATGAGGAAGGCTCTCGTTTCGAGGTGGCGATGATGTGCTCGCGCGCCGTGGTCGGGGAGGTCGTCACCGGCGCGGCGGATCTTCAGGATGCGGACGGCGTCACAATGGCTCAAGCGCTCTATCACTTCGAAAGTGAACTCTCCATTCCGATGCCGGAAGGCAGTTTGTCTGCGGCCAGGCGCCATCCGGGCGATGTGTTGGCCTTTCTTGAGGCGCATATTGAGCAGGGCCCTGTCCTGGAGGCAGAGGATTTGTCAGTCGGGGCGGTATCCGGTATTGCAGCGCAGCTTCGGTATGAAGTCCGGATCAAGGGCGATGCTGGCCATGCGGGGACAACCGCCATGCATTTGCGGCGCGACGCGCTCGCCGGCGCAGCTGAAATTATGGTCGAAATTGAGCGCCTTGCCGGGCTCGGCGATGTCGACGAAGTCGCGACTGTCGGCCGGATCGAGGCATTCCCCGGTGCGGCGAATGTCGTTCCTGGAGAAACGCGCTTTCTGCTTGATGTGCGCGCGGGCGACCAGACGCGCCGGGACGCGCTGGCCGATCGTATTATTCAACGGGCTGAGGATATCTGCCGGCGACGCAAGCTGGAGATCACGCTTGGCAAACTTCAGGATCTTGCGGCGGCGCCGTGCGATCCGGATCTGGTAAATCTGATGGAAGATGCGCTGGAGGCCTGCGGGCAAAAGCGGCGAACACTGGTCAGCGGCGCCGGACATGATGCGATGATCCTGTCTGAGCTTTGTCCGGCCGTGATGCTGTTCATTCGTTGCGAAGGCGGGATCAGCCATAACCCTGCCGAACATGCTGAACCGGCCGACGCGGAAGACGCGTTGCAGGTCATGATGAAATTTCTCGAATTAATGGAGGCACGGGCGGATGACCGGCTCTTACAAGCAAATTGA
- the ggt gene encoding gamma-glutamyltransferase, whose amino-acid sequence MVEGTPPSKGMVTSPHHLASEAGLAVLKDGGNAVEACVATAAALAVVYPHMTGIGGDGFWLVSEPDGSVYSINACGAAGEKVSLSLYEAANLKTVPWRGPLAAITTAGTISGWDAALEKTGSSLPLSRLLRDAAHYAREGVTVTQGGSDVAAAKDAELKDVPGYADVFRPAGEPLKAGDRLKQPALARTLESLAEQGLRAFYEGDLANDIADELEVVGSPLTRSDLQNHTAEFHEPLTMTVREARLFNTAPPTQGLTSLLILSLFDRQDPNEAEGFDHIHGLVEATKQAFIRYRQIGLGDAAYMTASAQSVLDDTAAIEAMAADIDPTMAMPWPRPSQPGDTTWFGAADSEGRVVSVIQSTYFEFGSGIVLPKTGIVWQNRGASFRLAESGWNALKPGRKPFHTLNPALAKFHDGRVLAYGTMGGEGQPQTQAAIFSRFARFGVPLQEAVDRPRWLLGRTWGQQSISLKLEARFPKGLCDALAKAGHDIEMVEDFSTLMGHAGAICLYPDGRMEGASDPRSDGAVATW is encoded by the coding sequence ATGGTGGAAGGCACCCCTCCAAGCAAGGGCATGGTCACAAGCCCTCATCATCTCGCGAGCGAGGCGGGGCTGGCGGTGTTGAAAGATGGCGGCAACGCTGTCGAAGCCTGCGTCGCCACCGCAGCGGCGCTGGCCGTGGTCTATCCTCATATGACGGGCATTGGCGGAGATGGGTTCTGGCTCGTTTCCGAACCGGATGGCTCGGTCTACAGCATCAATGCCTGCGGCGCGGCTGGGGAGAAGGTCTCCCTGTCGCTCTACGAGGCCGCCAATCTGAAAACCGTGCCGTGGCGCGGTCCGCTTGCGGCGATCACGACGGCTGGCACCATATCCGGCTGGGACGCGGCCCTGGAGAAGACGGGCAGTTCGCTGCCTCTATCGCGCCTGCTGCGTGACGCCGCTCACTATGCGCGAGAGGGCGTCACGGTTACCCAGGGCGGGTCCGACGTCGCGGCCGCAAAGGATGCGGAGCTGAAAGACGTTCCGGGTTATGCCGATGTCTTTCGACCGGCGGGCGAACCGCTCAAAGCCGGCGATCGGCTCAAACAACCCGCACTGGCGCGAACGCTTGAAAGCCTCGCAGAACAGGGACTGCGCGCGTTCTATGAGGGCGATCTCGCCAACGATATTGCCGATGAACTGGAAGTGGTCGGCAGCCCGCTCACGCGATCAGACCTGCAAAACCATACTGCGGAATTTCATGAGCCGCTGACTATGACGGTCCGCGAGGCGAGGCTCTTCAACACCGCGCCGCCGACGCAGGGCCTAACGTCGTTGCTGATTCTGTCTCTCTTTGATCGGCAGGATCCGAATGAAGCGGAGGGCTTCGATCACATTCACGGGCTCGTCGAAGCGACAAAGCAGGCCTTCATCCGCTACCGGCAGATCGGCCTTGGCGATGCGGCCTACATGACGGCCAGTGCTCAGAGTGTGCTGGACGATACGGCAGCCATTGAAGCCATGGCGGCAGACATCGATCCCACGATGGCCATGCCCTGGCCGCGGCCCAGTCAGCCCGGTGACACAACATGGTTCGGCGCCGCCGATTCTGAAGGCCGGGTCGTCAGCGTGATTCAATCTACCTATTTCGAATTCGGATCGGGCATCGTGCTGCCAAAGACAGGCATCGTCTGGCAAAATCGCGGTGCGAGTTTCCGCCTGGCGGAATCCGGCTGGAATGCTCTCAAACCCGGTCGCAAACCCTTCCATACGCTCAACCCGGCCTTGGCGAAATTTCATGACGGGCGCGTCCTGGCTTACGGAACGATGGGCGGCGAGGGGCAGCCCCAGACGCAGGCTGCCATCTTCTCCCGTTTCGCCCGGTTTGGCGTTCCGCTGCAGGAGGCTGTGGACCGACCGCGCTGGCTTCTGGGGCGCACTTGGGGCCAGCAGAGCATTTCCCTGAAACTTGAAGCGCGCTTTCCCAAGGGCTTGTGCGACGCGCTGGCAAAGGCCGGGCACGACATAGAAATGGTCGAGGATTTCTCGACCTTGATGGGACATGCCGGAGCGATCTGTCTGTACCCGGATGGAAGGATGGAAGGCGCCAGCGATCCGAGAAGTGATGGGGCGGTAGCGACATGGTAG
- a CDS encoding AtzE family amidohydrolase yields MSVNGVVSGGAVEAVSAALGAVERFDDELNCFTRICRSEALSAAADLDERLKQGEAPGPLSGVPFAVKDLFDVKGLPTTAGSAILQHAPAAKQEAPVVERLKQAGAILTGTLNMDEFAYGFATVNSHFGVTHNPHDPTRLAGGSSGGSAAAVAAGLVPLSLGSDTNGSVRVPASLCGIFGLRPTHGAFPMEGVYPFVDRLDTAGIFTRSMDLMRAAFRVLGQTEATNPAPDTLKVGLLGGWFKKGGQQVAFDAAQTVFEALGGEDEVVLDLAEAGRSASFLITAYEGGCLHLPYLRTQPMDYDPAVRDRLIAGAMLPDKMMADAREMADRSIQEVWYRLDEYDVLIAPATPCTAPDIEAGTIEIDGEMVSARANLGLYTQPLSLPGVPILSVPVRQNKGLPMGVQLIAARGREEVLFDVAERLLAEGVVAIETPRIFAGAT; encoded by the coding sequence ATGTCTGTTAACGGTGTCGTCTCGGGTGGCGCGGTAGAAGCGGTTTCGGCCGCACTCGGTGCTGTGGAACGCTTCGATGATGAGCTGAATTGCTTTACGCGGATTTGCCGGTCGGAAGCGCTCAGCGCCGCCGCTGACCTGGACGAGCGCCTGAAACAGGGAGAGGCGCCGGGGCCGCTTTCCGGCGTGCCGTTTGCGGTAAAAGATCTGTTTGATGTCAAAGGCTTGCCCACCACAGCGGGCTCGGCGATCCTGCAGCATGCGCCTGCGGCGAAGCAAGAAGCGCCGGTCGTCGAACGCCTCAAGCAAGCGGGGGCGATCCTCACCGGCACACTCAATATGGATGAGTTTGCCTACGGCTTTGCAACGGTGAACAGCCATTTCGGCGTGACGCACAACCCGCATGATCCAACGCGTCTCGCTGGCGGTTCTTCTGGCGGCTCGGCGGCGGCTGTGGCGGCTGGACTGGTGCCTCTGTCACTGGGCTCCGACACGAATGGGTCAGTGCGTGTGCCAGCGAGCCTGTGCGGGATATTTGGCCTGAGGCCGACGCATGGCGCCTTTCCAATGGAGGGGGTGTACCCATTTGTAGACCGTCTCGACACGGCTGGCATCTTCACACGGTCAATGGATCTGATGCGCGCTGCCTTTCGCGTCCTCGGACAGACGGAAGCAACCAACCCGGCGCCAGACACTCTGAAGGTCGGTCTGCTGGGCGGTTGGTTCAAAAAGGGCGGTCAGCAGGTCGCCTTCGACGCGGCGCAGACTGTATTCGAAGCACTGGGCGGCGAAGATGAGGTCGTTCTTGATCTGGCAGAAGCGGGCCGGTCGGCGTCTTTTCTGATCACCGCGTACGAGGGTGGGTGCCTTCACCTGCCATATCTGCGCACGCAGCCAATGGATTATGACCCCGCTGTGCGCGACCGCCTGATCGCTGGGGCCATGTTACCGGACAAGATGATGGCGGACGCTCGCGAAATGGCGGACCGCTCAATTCAGGAAGTGTGGTACAGGCTCGATGAGTATGACGTACTCATCGCGCCGGCGACGCCATGCACCGCGCCAGACATTGAGGCCGGCACGATCGAAATAGATGGGGAGATGGTTTCCGCCCGCGCAAACCTTGGGCTGTACACACAGCCTTTGAGCTTGCCTGGCGTGCCGATCCTGTCGGTCCCGGTTCGTCAGAATAAAGGCCTTCCAATGGGCGTGCAGCTCATTGCTGCGCGCGGTCGCGAGGAAGTGTTGTTTGACGTTGCCGAACGCCTGCTGGCTGAGGGCGTGGTGGCTATCGAAACGCCAAGAATATTTGCCGGGGCCACGTGA
- a CDS encoding bile acid:sodium symporter family protein, with product MKFIPDRFVLLMIGAVILALIFPQLGTSDGPLRLGTVTEWGIALVFFLHGANLDRQKLVTGLKNWRVHLLIQTTTFVVFPILGLILYFSLRQTLPEFLLLGFFFVAALPSTVSSSVAMTALARGNVPVAVFNATLSGLLGMIITPALMSIVTATGETNFSVLDAMVDIAITLLLPFILGQLARPLIKTLLVKYKSITSKIDRGVILLIVFSSFAESTAGGVWSQFSLVEFVVTIALVLVFLGLAFSYTIFASKRLSLPLDDESATVFCGSTKSLANGAPIAQILFAGNPSLGLIMLPLMLYHQLQLMACAVMAQRYARKTEEMLEAAAADAPAS from the coding sequence ATGAAGTTTATTCCAGACCGTTTCGTTTTGCTGATGATCGGCGCCGTCATATTGGCGCTTATCTTTCCGCAGCTCGGAACCAGTGATGGGCCATTGAGACTTGGCACCGTGACCGAGTGGGGCATCGCGCTTGTGTTCTTCCTGCACGGCGCGAACCTTGATCGCCAGAAGCTGGTGACCGGTCTGAAGAACTGGCGCGTTCACCTGCTGATCCAGACCACGACCTTTGTTGTGTTTCCAATCCTCGGCCTGATCCTCTATTTCAGCCTGAGGCAGACATTGCCGGAATTCCTTCTGCTTGGCTTTTTCTTCGTCGCCGCCCTGCCCTCCACCGTGTCTTCATCTGTCGCCATGACGGCGCTGGCGAGAGGCAACGTCCCCGTCGCCGTCTTCAATGCGACCCTTTCCGGGCTTCTCGGCATGATCATCACGCCGGCACTGATGTCGATTGTGACGGCGACAGGCGAAACGAACTTTTCGGTCCTCGACGCCATGGTCGACATTGCGATCACGCTGCTCCTCCCCTTCATTCTGGGTCAGCTTGCGCGACCATTGATCAAAACGCTGCTGGTCAAATACAAATCCATCACCTCCAAGATCGATCGCGGTGTGATCCTGCTCATCGTGTTCAGCTCATTTGCGGAATCGACAGCAGGCGGGGTCTGGTCGCAGTTCTCTCTCGTCGAATTTGTCGTGACGATCGCGCTCGTCCTGGTCTTTCTGGGCCTCGCCTTCAGCTATACGATCTTTGCATCCAAACGCCTCTCTCTGCCCTTGGATGATGAATCGGCAACCGTGTTCTGCGGATCGACGAAAAGCCTCGCCAATGGCGCCCCGATTGCGCAGATCCTGTTTGCTGGAAATCCAAGCCTTGGCCTGATCATGTTGCCGCTGATGCTGTATCACCAGCTCCAGCTGATGGCGTGTGCCGTCATGGCGCAGCGCTATGCGCGCAAGACCGAAGAGATGCTGGAAGCCGCTGCCGCCGACGCGCCGGCAAGCTGA
- the xdhC gene encoding xanthine dehydrogenase accessory protein XdhC, with amino-acid sequence MKRLEWAAQALKLIEAEGAATLITQCIVEGSAPREAGTKMLVSASSVIGTIGGGNLEHQAIRQARALLERADLPHLLQDYPLGPLLRQCCGGHVRLLLERLDENDTDWLTACADAETTSAPIELVTRLDGQSPRKSVRRVAEGRAVAQPWFMSTDGDAFPVARPPREACGILVEPIEKRAPTIMLFGAGHVGEAIAHVLSIADFNIRWFDSREDYTGEKSGIEIESLDDADAAVSSGQPDAIWLILTHDHELDYQLTRAILLRSDFAYCGLIGSKTKRARFLKRLQGDGVPEDAIARLTSPIGLPELDGKAPAMIAVSVAAQLHQLAGASAAAASSISSVLRA; translated from the coding sequence ATGAAACGTCTTGAATGGGCGGCACAGGCGCTGAAGCTGATTGAAGCCGAGGGCGCAGCGACCCTGATCACGCAATGCATCGTTGAAGGGTCGGCGCCGCGCGAAGCGGGCACGAAAATGCTGGTCAGTGCTTCGAGTGTCATCGGCACAATTGGCGGCGGCAACCTCGAACACCAGGCCATCCGTCAGGCTCGGGCGCTGCTGGAGCGAGCTGATCTCCCGCACCTGTTGCAGGATTACCCGCTGGGTCCGCTCCTGCGCCAGTGCTGTGGAGGGCATGTGCGCCTGCTCCTGGAGCGCCTTGATGAGAACGATACCGATTGGTTGACCGCATGCGCTGACGCGGAAACAACTTCGGCTCCCATTGAACTTGTTACTCGGCTTGATGGGCAGTCCCCTCGAAAGTCAGTCCGGCGCGTCGCTGAGGGGCGAGCGGTGGCACAACCATGGTTCATGAGCACAGATGGAGACGCGTTTCCGGTCGCGCGCCCGCCGCGTGAGGCCTGCGGGATCCTGGTTGAACCGATTGAAAAACGGGCCCCGACAATCATGCTCTTTGGCGCGGGTCATGTGGGAGAAGCGATCGCGCATGTGCTTTCGATTGCCGACTTCAATATTCGTTGGTTCGACAGCCGCGAAGACTATACCGGCGAGAAGAGTGGCATCGAAATCGAATCGCTTGACGACGCCGATGCCGCAGTTTCCAGCGGCCAGCCCGACGCGATCTGGCTCATCCTGACCCATGATCACGAGCTCGACTATCAGCTTACGCGTGCCATACTTCTGCGAAGCGACTTTGCTTATTGCGGTCTGATCGGCTCGAAGACGAAACGGGCGCGTTTCCTGAAACGCTTGCAGGGTGATGGCGTCCCGGAAGACGCGATCGCCCGCCTGACGTCACCGATCGGATTGCCGGAGCTGGACGGAAAGGCCCCTGCAATGATCGCCGTCTCCGTGGCTGCACAACTCCATCAGCTTGCCGGCGCGTCGGCGGCAGCGGCTTCCAGCATCTCTTCGGTCTTGCGCGCATAG